A segment of the Triticum urartu cultivar G1812 chromosome 1, Tu2.1, whole genome shotgun sequence genome:
ATTCTCGAGGAAGAATAGATTGAGCACATGGGCACTTCCTTTCTATGTTTACAAAGTGACTTGAACAAAAGCGAAGGAACACACAACCGTAATGCCACTTGCCAGTTAAGTTAGCCCACACAACTTATTAGGCAGTTTGCTTTTACCAATTGAGATGACCAACGAAATAATATCCAGCACAAAAGAGAATAAAATTCCTTTTCTATAAACTTGATTAACGTAACCACACAGTAGAATTGCATCATAAAGAAACTTGCATAATAACTGTTTTGGTAAGGACAAATGAATCAAACCACTAGGTGTGCATGTCGATCTAGAACTGAGCTTGGATATGGTCTACAATGTTCTTGTCCACCTGGAAGGCTTTGGCCAGGATATCATCTGAGATGGTTTGCTTGGATCCGAAAACCGCATTGGCTATGGTGATCACACCAGGGTTCTTGCTGCTCAGCGCCGCAATGGCTATCGCTTCGTTGTTTTCAATGTTGAACTGAAAGTGAATCAGCCCTTGCGGAAACACAAACACGTCCCCTTTGTTCAACACTTTTGAGAACAACTTGTTCTCGGGGTTCGAAGTCACGAAACCAACATATAGTGAGCCTTCCAACACTGTCAGGATCTCGGTTGCACGAGGGTGAAGGTGCGGTGGGTTTTGACCATAAGGTGCATAATCAACACGCGCCAATGAGACACCCAAAGTGTTCAACCCGGCAATCTGTGCCACGTTAACTGCAGTCACAATGGAGCCTTGCTTGTTGCTCGTGTTCCCGACCATGTGGAGGCCAGAGAAGTAGAAGTCCTCTACCACTGCGGTCATTGGGTCTTTGCATGCGAATCCATTGACAAAAACTGCACATATACATATATAGATTTCGAGCAATTAATAACTATGGATTGGCAGTTTGGCACTAATAAGTAACTAGGAACATTTCACTGCACGTATGCATGTGTAATTATACATACCTTGAGATGTCTTGTCAGCGACACAAAAATCCTGGAGCTGGCCCGGGTCCGAGGCAAGAGCATGAGAAGCTGACAAAGCCAAAAGAGCAAGGAGGAAGAACTTTGAAGCCATTTGGATGCAAACGTTGATTCTCGCTAAATCAAGTGTGTGTTTGATCAGGTAGAGAAGAAGTGATTGTGCTCGTGTTGCACAGTGATGCTTGTAAGGGTTGAAAGGAGACCGGTATATATAGGGACATGGAGGAAAATCTTTTGTGTTTGTTTTGTGGAGCGCCTGTGGATAAGAAGGAAATGGTCTTCACTAGTAGCTGTCTAATTCCAAGTCTAAAGCGTGTTCCTGGCCGGCCTTCCAGTGACGGCCAACTAATAGATCCCAATCAGTATTTTAATTTGTCTGCATGCATGGTTTGAACAAGTCATATTCGTACTTGTACTGGCTCTCTTGTCTTGTGTCTTGGCTCCACACTTGGACCAGATGGAACTTGGCGATCCTGCCATCAACCTAAAGGCTTAAAACATTATTAAAGGGCTACCTTGTAAACACAGCTGTAACAGTAACAAAACAGTAACAGAAAATACCTCCGTGCAGGAGCAGGCCAACACGGACGCATCTTGTATGCACCACTCTGCTGCATCTTGGTCCAaacttctttctttctttcttcaaGTAGCACTTCGAAGATACTACAGTAGAAAGATACCTAGAAAACCTGATGGAGTGACCAAGTGTGGAGCCAAGACATGAGTGACCTTAAGTGTCGTGGCAACCTTGCCTAATATGAGTGACCAAATTATTACCTTGTTATGGAAAGCGTTTAGAGAGGCCTGCATTGGAGTAGGTTAAAATGTGTGAGAACACCGGAAGATCTACGTACCTCGATGCCGTACTTCTTTTCTAGAATACGCACGAGCGTGCGTATCATGCATTAAAAAGAGAGGTGTGGAAAAGAGCCCCGTCCACCCCAAAGGGTTTTACACATAGTTACAACACTACTCCACCATTCAGCCAAAAAAGGCCATACATAAGAGTCAACTACTCACCCTATTCCACCCACCAAGCATAGCCTGGAAGTTCGAGTGATCGTCCTTGAACATTCCTACTAGCTTCCACGCTCTACCCTCGGTCTCAATTCAGGATACAACTGATGCGGCCGAGGGGGAGGCCCCATCAAACACAAACCACATTCATGTGCTTTCATAGCTCCCACAAGAACAAAGCTAGGAGTGTGTTCATGTCTCTTCGTCGCGGATTCGGTGCCGTGCATGAGGTGCACCACTCAGACAAGCTAGGCGTCCTAGGAAGGCGCCCACTCTAATTTGCCCAAGGCCGAGAGCACGGCAAACCATACCGATCTCGCTAGCATGCAGGTATGGAGAATGTGGTTTATCGTCGCGTCGCCTTGATCACAGAAGGGGCATGCCGACTGATGCGGGAGGCCTTGTCTAGCCAGCCGATCAGAAGTCCAACACCGGTTCCGGGCGGCCATCCAAATGAAGAATCAACATTGCAAGGGGGCCTTGGATTTCCAGGCTATATCAGCATATGGCGCGCCCACCAGGCCCTAGAACTTGGCCCGTACGCCGCTGAGAAGGAGCCATTCTCCTCCCGTGCCCATCTGATAGTGTCTCGCGTTGTCGGTACTAGCTGAAAATGCTACAGTGCTTGCCCATAGGCCCAAGAACTCCCTCAAGATGGGCTCGTCAATGTCGGGGCCCACGTCCAGTGCCTGCAACACCGTCCTCGAGCTCCTAATCCGACCGGGGATGCGCGCATACAAGTTCGGCGCCAGGTCCGGCCACCTCAGATCTCGAATCGTCCGTTCTCTGGAGCCATGGCCACCTAGCTTGTAGTGCAAGATTCATCCAATGCAAATCTAGGATCCCAAGTCCACCCGCCCACCGCAAACCGATGTCCACGAGGGCAGTTTGTACGTGGTCAGCTTCCGCAAGCTGAGGGGCAGCCCCAAGTATCGACAGGGAAACATCTCAATAGCACACCTCGATACCGTACTTAGCTCTATGCACAAAGTCAAGGTACCTCAAAGGACCCTCGTTAAAAATGAAGTGAAGAGACGATGATAGTCAAGggtacctcccctcatagttttGGAATGCATTTTTGGATAGCCTCTTATAGCGTCCCAGGGCTGAAGGCAGTTTCCCACCGGACGGGCTTTGTGTTAGTGTTGGGCGAGGGAACAGTATAGGACTAGATGATACCTCATGCATTGTTGTAGAAGTTGGTTGCAGTATATTCCATATAATTTTGTTGTATGAAACATGACTTTTTGAATTAATAATATGGTAACTAAAACTAGAAACACATAATTTCTTTAAAAATGATTATTGTATagttcactagtagaaaacagggttTTCGTTCGGACCAGATAAGCCCATTAGTGCGGGTTCattcacgaaccgggactaatgtgagcattggtcccggttcgtacgctaaaggcattagtcccggttcaaatgagacctttagtcccggtttgagacacgaaccgggactaaagggtgtgatgccctttagtcccggttcgtatctcaaaccgggactacagattagacctttagttccggtttgggacacgaaccggtactaaaaggtgcaatgccctttagtaccggttcgtgtctcaaaccggtactaaaggtcccattttcaaactctacccccccccccccccccccccccgaatttttagaatcctcaaattccaaaaggaaaaaaagatatgctcaaattttagtttttttgaattttggttaaatctggtcaaactacttattcaaaaagtattagtgttactaaataattattcaataatattagtgttactaaataattatttcaatttttttgaattttggtcaaatctggtcaaactgtggtcaaacagggtcaaactatggtcaaactacttatttaaggaatattagtgttactaaataattatttaagaatattagtgttactaaataattatttcattttttttgaattttggtcaaatctggtcaaactctggtcaaactgtggtcaaattatggtcaaactacttattcaagaaatattagtgttactaaataattattgttttttagaataatagtttcaaactcaaacagtgaaacatgtgacttcatgctcaagctaaaacTCCTAAGGGTTAATACGATTGACATCTTGtgcaggaaaacaacaagtgcagacttggaaacgagggggAATAGAACCCagaagttaagcatgctcaggctggagtggtgagaggatgggtgaccgtccgaaaagttagatgatttggaatgatgaggggtaattagagattagaggttaaattgagcagtgatgagggtgattagagattagaggttaaaataattcagaaatttgaaaatcgggaaaaaatttcaaaaaaaaattcaatttttttcagaaaaatttaaaacaaaattcataaaatttcctttagtcccggttggtgttaccaaccgggactaaaggtggacctccagacaggggccacgtggaggccctttagtcccggttggtgtaagaaccgagactaaaggggggaggctttactaacgaccctttagtcccggttcagaaaccgggactaaaggcccttatgaaccgggactaaaggccgtTATTCTACTAGTGGTTGCAAAAAAAGAAGAATATAAATAGCATAGTATAATAGAAAGGGTTGAAATTTTTCGCATGAATGGTTACATGTTGAGGTGACATGTTTACATGTTAAGAGATCAACTATTTAGTATACAATCTCTACCCATTATAACATTATTCAAGTAGATATAGATCAAGGATGGGCTTGGTTAATTAGCCACGCTTTTCTTAATTAATTAGCCACACTTAGCCATCTTTGGTTTGATTTAAAAAATGGTTTTAAAGACAATTATTGGATGGGATGATACAATAAAAAATGGTATGGATAAGTTTTGAATAAACCATGGTGAACACTAGGCAATCAGTGGCGGAGCTTCGAAGACAAAACTGGGCAGGCCAGCTCAAAGAAAACACAAAAACTTGGCTCCCTGGCGCAATTTGTAGAATGTAAATAACAGTTGTGTGAAAAAAAATATCAAGCAATTGCCTAGGTCACCGGCTGGCCGCTGCTTGCTGCAACGTTGCCCCCTGCGACTGGCTTGGACGCGTTGGATCGATCGAGTAGCGAAATTAGCTTTGCTTAGTTAACTGACCTCCGAAGCATAAGTTTTATTAAAATGACAAAAAAACTCGGCGGGCTATGTCCAAGTTTTGCCCCAACGAAGCTCCGCTCCTGCTAGGCATTGTCCATGCC
Coding sequences within it:
- the LOC125548947 gene encoding putative germin-like protein 2-1, with product MASKFFLLALLALSASHALASDPGQLQDFCVADKTSQVFVNGFACKDPMTAVVEDFYFSGLHMVGNTSNKQGSIVTAVNVAQIAGLNTLGVSLARVDYAPYGQNPPHLHPRATEILTVLEGSLYVGFVTSNPENKLFSKVLNKGDVFVFPQGLIHFQFNIENNEAIAIAALSSKNPGVITIANAVFGSKQTISDDILAKAFQVDKNIVDHIQAQF